The genomic DNA ACTGCTGATTGGCTAGCAAAAAATGGCATAAAATACCATCAATTAATATTAGGAAAACCAATTGGCGATTATTGGATTGATGATAGAGCCATTGCATTTGAATCTTGGGAGCAGGTTGAAAAGAAAATTTCCGCAAAGAAAAAGACAAAGTAATTATGGGAAAAGTTTTAATAATTGCTGAAGCCGGTGTAAATCATAATGGAAATTTTGATTTGGCTATTGCAATGATAGATGAAGCAAAAAAAAGTGGTGCTGATATTGTAAAGTTTCAAACAGCTATACCAGAGCTTGTGATGACTTCTGCCGCTCCAAAAGCAAAGTACCAAGCCAGACTTACTGGTGCAGAAGAATCTCAATTGGAGATGGCAAAAAAGATTCATCTTCCATTAGATGCCTACAAAAAACTACAAACCTATTGTAACTCAAAAAAAATAGAATTTTTAAGTACCGCATTTGACTTGAAAAGCTTTGATTTATTAGAAAAGCTTAAAGTAAGATTACATAAAATACCATCAGGAGATATTACCAACTACCCATTACTTGTTAAGGCTGCAAAAACCAAAAAACATGTGATACTTTCCACCGGAATGTGTTGCTTAAGTGAAATTGAAGAAGCAATTAAAGTCCTTCTCAACAATGGGATGAAGCGTAATGATATTACACTGATGCATTGTACAACAGAGTACCCTACTCCTTTTGAGGACGTAAACTTAAATGCAATGAATACTTTAAAAAAGGCGTTTGGTGTGCAAGTTGGTTATTCAGACCATACACCTGGCATAGAAGTTCCTATTGCTGCTGTAGCAATGGGTGCAACAGTTATTGAAAAGCATTTTACACTTGATAAGAATATGATTGGCCCAGACCATAAAGCATCGCTGGAGCCAAATGAACTTAGTGCAATGGTAAAAGCAATAAGAAATATTGAAAAAAGTATGGGCAATGGACTTAAAATTCCAGGTGCTGCTGAATCAAAAAATATTATTGTAGCAAGAAGAAGTATTCATATTGCTTCTAATCTTAAGAAAGGATATACACTAAAAGAATCTGACTTAATCATGAAGAGACCTGGAGATGGAATATCCCCCATGAATATCAAAAAAATTATTGGCCGAAGCTTGAAAACTAACTTAACAATTGATCATAAATTAAGATGGGAAGATCTGAAGTAAAAAGAATTGCATTACTTACATGTGGGCGATCTGACTATAGTATATATAGGCCTTTAATTGAATTACTTTTTAAATCAAAGAAATTCAACTTAGATATTATTGCTCTGGGGACTCACGTTTCTAGGCAATTCGGATACACACTAGACCAAATAAAGGCGGATGGTTTTTCTATTAAGTATACTGTAGAATCATTAGTATTAGGAGATTCTCCTGAAGCTATCTCAAGTGCAATGGGATTAACAACTATAAAAACGTCATCAATTTGGGCTAAAGAAAACTATGATTTGCTAATTTGCCTTGGAGACAGATATGAAATGTATGCCGCTGTATTGTCTTCTATTCCTTTCAATATTCCAGTAGCCCATATTTCTGGTGGAGAAACAACAACCGGTGCAATTGATAATATATTTAGACACTCGCTTTCATTGACTGCAAAATATCATTTTACTTCTACAGAAAAATATAAAAATAAAGTTTCAGAGATAATTGGATCCAAAAGCAATGTTTATAATGTTGGAGCATTAAGCATAGATAACTTAAAAAAACTTAAACTTTATTCCATTGAGGAATTCAAAAAGAAGTTTAATATAGGTTTAAAACAACCTAGCATTTTAATTACGTTCCATCCCGAAACAGTTTCTCATACTAAGAATAGTATTTACATAAATGAGTTAATAAAAGCATTGAACCAATGCGCTAACTACCAATTAGTAATTACAATGCCTAACTCAGATACACAAGGTGATTTAATAAGAGAAAAACTCAACAATTTCATTGCAAAAAACAAAAATGCTATTGGTGTTGAATCATTCGGTACTATAGGCTATTTATCATGTATGAAACATTGTTCATTTCTATTAGGAAATACATCTAGCGGATTTGTTGAAGCAAGTTTCTTTCCTAAACACGTAATCAATTTAGGAGACAGACAGAATGGGAGAATAATTACATCTAATATTTTAAATTGCGAGATTAAGGAAGAAAAAATTTTATCTGCAATTAAAGTTATTGAGAAAAGGAAAACACTTCCAAAAATTTCTATTTACGGGAATGGTAATACTGCACAAAAGATTGTTTCAATATTAGAAAAGTGCTTATGAAAAATTACAATAAGAACATTGTTAGTAAAAACATATCTATTAGAGAGGCATTCGAAAGAATGAATGAGCTAGGAAGTAAGCTAACCTTATTCATTGTAGATGAATCAAATGCTCTTGTAGGCACACTTACGGATGGTGATATTAGAAGAAGCTTTCTGAAGGGATTATCTGTTGCTGAATCAGTTGAAAAATGCATGTTTCTTAATTTCAGGTACATTTCTAAATCTAATCTTACCCCTACTCTACTTAAAGAATTTAGAGACAAAAAAATAAGACTAGTTCCAATTTTAGATGAACACAAGAGGATTTTAAATATTATAGATTTAGAAGAAACAAAAGCCATGCTGCCTATAAATGC from Bacteroidota bacterium includes the following:
- the neuB gene encoding N-acetylneuraminate synthase, with amino-acid sequence MGKVLIIAEAGVNHNGNFDLAIAMIDEAKKSGADIVKFQTAIPELVMTSAAPKAKYQARLTGAEESQLEMAKKIHLPLDAYKKLQTYCNSKKIEFLSTAFDLKSFDLLEKLKVRLHKIPSGDITNYPLLVKAAKTKKHVILSTGMCCLSEIEEAIKVLLNNGMKRNDITLMHCTTEYPTPFEDVNLNAMNTLKKAFGVQVGYSDHTPGIEVPIAAVAMGATVIEKHFTLDKNMIGPDHKASLEPNELSAMVKAIRNIEKSMGNGLKIPGAAESKNIIVARRSIHIASNLKKGYTLKESDLIMKRPGDGISPMNIKKIIGRSLKTNLTIDHKLRWEDLK
- the neuC gene encoding UDP-N-acetylglucosamine 2-epimerase (hydrolyzing), whose translation is MGRSEVKRIALLTCGRSDYSIYRPLIELLFKSKKFNLDIIALGTHVSRQFGYTLDQIKADGFSIKYTVESLVLGDSPEAISSAMGLTTIKTSSIWAKENYDLLICLGDRYEMYAAVLSSIPFNIPVAHISGGETTTGAIDNIFRHSLSLTAKYHFTSTEKYKNKVSEIIGSKSNVYNVGALSIDNLKKLKLYSIEEFKKKFNIGLKQPSILITFHPETVSHTKNSIYINELIKALNQCANYQLVITMPNSDTQGDLIREKLNNFIAKNKNAIGVESFGTIGYLSCMKHCSFLLGNTSSGFVEASFFPKHVINLGDRQNGRIITSNILNCEIKEEKILSAIKVIEKRKTLPKISIYGNGNTAQKIVSILEKCL